From Streptomyces sp. NBC_00690, a single genomic window includes:
- a CDS encoding DUF4352 domain-containing protein, whose protein sequence is MSHSMQPPHDTAPQHGAYVPPPQHMRNGLGTAALVLGIIGAITGWIPFIFFLGGGLGLLALILGLVGRGRGKRGEASNKGVATTGAVLGLVAMVAATVGMVASFNAVDEGLKEFDKATSSTGTKAPTTDTGTGTDSGDTSKSKNKKKSKAKGGSGGGGSSDALAAGESTTYKDDLKITVSAAKKFSPSEYAIGHTVGNKAYQVTVTVENAGDKKFESALLTADARAGDDGVTAEQIFDDKVGAGFTGTILPGKKATVQYAFDAPAAAKNLTLEVSPGFLHDPVLWELAL, encoded by the coding sequence ATGTCGCACTCCATGCAGCCCCCGCATGACACCGCCCCCCAACACGGGGCCTACGTCCCACCGCCCCAACACATGCGCAACGGCCTCGGCACCGCCGCTCTGGTGCTCGGCATCATCGGGGCCATCACCGGCTGGATCCCGTTCATCTTCTTCCTGGGTGGTGGACTGGGCCTGCTCGCACTGATCCTGGGTCTGGTCGGCCGCGGTAGGGGCAAGCGCGGTGAGGCCAGCAACAAGGGGGTGGCCACCACGGGCGCCGTGCTCGGACTGGTGGCGATGGTCGCCGCGACGGTCGGCATGGTCGCCAGCTTCAACGCCGTCGACGAGGGTCTGAAGGAGTTCGACAAGGCCACCAGCAGCACCGGCACCAAGGCACCCACCACCGACACCGGCACCGGCACTGACTCGGGCGACACGTCCAAGAGCAAGAACAAGAAGAAGAGCAAGGCCAAGGGCGGCTCGGGCGGTGGCGGAAGCTCCGACGCGCTCGCGGCCGGTGAGAGCACCACCTACAAGGACGACCTGAAGATCACCGTCTCGGCCGCCAAGAAGTTCTCACCGAGCGAGTACGCCATCGGTCACACCGTCGGCAACAAGGCGTACCAGGTCACCGTGACCGTCGAGAACGCCGGCGACAAGAAGTTCGAGTCGGCCCTGCTCACCGCGGACGCCCGCGCCGGTGACGACGGTGTGACCGCCGAGCAGATCTTCGACGACAAGGTCGGCGCCGGATTCACCGGAACGATCCTGCCCGGCAAGAAGGCGACCGTGCAGTACGCCTTCGACGCCCCCGCCGCCGCCAAGAACCTCACCCTTGAGGTCAGCCCCGGCTTCCTGCACGACCCGGTCCTGTGGGAGCTCGCCCTCTGA